The DNA segment ATTAAAACCGTATCCACCGAGAACTTGTACCGCATCCGTACAAACTCTCATACACATATCCGCACAAAACATCTTTGCGATCGAGGCTTGGTATGTGTTTCTAAATCCGTTATCGATCATCCAAGCGGCTTGATAACAAAGCAATCTTCCGGCTTCGATATCTCTCGCCATTTCAGCGATCATAAAGGAAATTCCCTGATTGTCCATAATCGGACGACCAAAGGTATGTCGAGTATTTGCATAATTGACCGAATGTTCCATTGCGGCACGGGCAACACCTACGGCTCCGATCGCAACTCCGGGACGAGTGTGATCAAACGCACCCATCGCGATTTTAAAACCTTCCCCTTCTCGGCCGATCATTTGCCAAGCGGGAACTTTCACGTCTTCGAAAGTAATCCCACGTGTATCGGAACATTTTTGTCCCATATTGATTTCTTTCTTGCCCATGATAATTCCGGGACTTTTTGCATCTACGATAAAGCCTGTGATTCCTTTATGTCCGGCGGCGGGGTCCGTTTTTGTAAGAACGAAAAACCAATCCGCATAGCCGGCGTTTGTGATCCACATCTTGGATCCGTTGATGATATATTCATCGCCTACTTTTTTTGCGGAAGTGCGAATCGCGGCTACGTCCGATCCGGCTCCAGGCTCTGTGACCGCATAGGCGGCGAGGATAAATTCCTCGGTCATCGGCTGAACAAATTCTTTTTTGATTCGATCACTCGCACCGAGAAGAACCGGTGCGAGCGCGAGGTTGTTTGCAAGAATGGCGGTCGCCATCGCGGAACAACCCCAGAATAACTCCTCTCCAATGATTACGTCGTCCAATTCCGCCATACCGGAACCGTTGAATCGAGGTTCGATATGAATATTCATCAGCCCGATTTCCCAGGCTTTTTTTAAAACTTCAATGGGATATTCTCCCGTATGGTCGTGATGTTCTGCGCGAGGACGCATCTCATCCTTAGCGAATTTTCTGGCGAGATCGCGTAATTCTTTCTGTTCGCTGGAAAGGGCAAATTCCATTTTTAATAGCACACCTTGGTCGAATTTGAACTCGTCCGATGGTTCCTGGCATCCCGCCTGAATCGCCAATAGCCGGTGAAAGCGTCCGGTACAGCCTCGAAATCGGTATTGGAACCTGGAGTTAAGAGCTCTGTATGCAGGATTCGAAGGGAATCCTTTACCGTCAAGAAGGTACGAAAGACTGAAACGTTTCTAACGGTTTTTCAAGTCCGATTCCACCCGACCGCGGAAGAATTTTACATTCTAAGAAAGAAAAAAAACCTTTTTGAATCTTCCGATTCTTTCCCTGAACTCTAACATTTTTCAAGAGAAGAATCCATTTGGTTTTTTAAATAAGAAGGAAAAAAACGGAAAAAACAAGCCCAAGCATAAATTTGCATGTTTTTCCAAGACTCAAAAAATCGAACGTGTTATGCTTTCTCCACAAGGACAGAACCAAGGAGTTAGGAATGGATGTTTCCGAATTATTGTATCATAACGTACCGGGAGCAATCTTCACTTTAAAGGAAAATTGCAGTCTGATAGAACAGGCTCAGAATCTAATCGATCAATGTCATCCAGGAGCGACAAATATGAAGGTGCTCAACGTGACCTCGGAAATTTCGGAAGCGGATATTCCCTATGCACAAATCAATCGTGCGTTACACGGCTTTATGCACGGCGGTTGTCTATTTAGCGTCGGCGATACGCTTACTTCGATTATGGCGTTCTTCCATGTGGAAAACGAAAAAGAACGAACGTTTACGATGGATGCCTCCATCCGTTATCTTCGCCCGATCCGAAAAGATACGGTACGCGCAAAGGCTCGTCTTGTTCAAAAAAACGGAAAGTTGCTCGAATATGTTTGTGATTTTTTTAACGAAGAAAACAAACGTTCCGCTCAGGCAAAATATAGATATGCAATCGCGGAACCACGTTGATTGCGGAATATTCTTTAAATCGTTTTTTGGAGGATCGAGATTTCTATTGCATTTGATTTACCTCCCGATATCATAAATGAATGCAAAACGTAATTTGTGCGCTCCAAGGCGCCGTCTTATTCGTAGGAAAATTACCGGATCTTGCCTTTCATTCAACGGTAACTCCCGCAGCGATTGCGGGACTCGATACAGATATCAAAAAACGAATCAAGGGAAGTTCCCAATGGATGACCGCACGTTGTTTTGTATTTGATGGAACGTTAAATCACGAAACCGTATTGAACGGAACGGTCGGTATCCTGTTTGCAGATCCCGGCAGCGAAATCGGAGAACTGCTGACAAAAGAAGCCGGACCGGAACGACTCGCGAAAAATCCTTCTTGGACCGGAGATTTAATTTCTACGTGTTGGGAAATCCTCAAAACAAAACCGGAGTCATATCCGGCAATTTTTGGGAAAACCTTTCCTTTCAATCGACTCTCTCCGACTAAAAACATTCTCGACGACAACCGCCTAATCTATGTTTTGCGACAACTCATCGACAATCCTGAAGAAACGGTTAACGTGGAGAAACTCTCGGATGCGATCGGAATGTCGTCATCCTGGTTGCAGCACGAGTTTAAAAACGCCGTGGGTCTGCCGCTACGAGCGTTTCGAAAGTGGTTTCGGATCAAAACGGCGGTGATTTTTTTACAACAAGGGGCTACGATGGCGGACTCTGCGATTGCAGCAGGGTTTTATGATCAAGCGCACTTTACAAACGTATTTCGAGAGATCTTCGGCATTTCCCCTTCCTTAGTCTTTAGCAAAGGGGAACCGATCCACTGGTATGTTCAAAACGAACAAATCGAGAAAATGTTGATATCACTTGAAAAGTAGAATGGAAAAACAAACTCCGCGATTTACTCAACAATCTAAAAAAGGATTTTTTAGATTGTTTCAGAACGATTTTGAATTTTTCGAAAATCTATTTTAAAACGGACTTCAAATCTTCCTCTAATTAGTTTTCCGATTCCACCAGAACCAAAAACAATTCCGCGATGATCGTCCAAGGACCGGGAATTACTTTTCCGGTAAGAGAAACGCCTAACCTCACAAAATCCCAAAGGCTTTTTTTGTCCTTCTTCGAAGATTCCGATTTAGGATCGGATAAATTTCCGAAGCCAATCCTAGATTGTAGAATATTCTGAACCTTACCGAGAGTCTCAATTTCCTGATCGATAGAATGTATTTTATCGATCTCTGCAAGGACTCTATTGTTATTGATCTGTAAATTCACGAGATCGAGTGCGTCTTGATATCGATTTGCTTCCGCGAGCTTACCAATCTCAATCAAAGAAATCGCGTTCGAAAAGATCACGCTGTTTCGTGCAACGTTTTGATTTACTTTTAAATTTGACGATTGTATTTCCTTACTTAAAATCGCCGAGATCGTTTGCGAACGATTTGTTTTTATATGAGAATAAGTCAATTGAGCCGAGATCGGATTATACGATCCTTGATTTCCTGAAACCTCGAGAACGATAATTCTCCAGTCGTTTGCGTTTAATTCCCCTAAATTCAAAACTATTTTTTCAAACGAAATCGGAGTGTTTTCAGGGGCTCCGTATATTTTTAGAATCTTATAACCTGGATTGGGAACGATATTCAAAGTAATTTTTTTTGCGATCGGAATCACGAGGGTTTCAAAATCGTCTCTGATGATTTTAGTAAGGGTTTTCGCGCTATCCGCAAAGTAATAATGACCTCGACCGTTTTCCGCCAAGGTTCTCAGTAAAGATTGGTTGACGTCATAACCGAGTCCGATCGTAGAAATTCTGGAACCTTCCAGATACTGAACCTTTGCTTTGGCGGCGATCTCCTTCGGAGTCAAAACTCCCACATTCGAGATTCCGTCGGTTAACAAAATCAATCTTTTTGTGGACAAAGGAGCGAATTTTGTCATCTCGGAATAACCTAAAATCAAACCTGCTTCGATATTGGTTCCCGCGACCACACGAATCTCTTTCACTTTTGAAATGATCTTAGGTCTGGAATCGGAATCGATTTTTTGAGGAGGAATCAAAGTAGTCGCATTGTCACTAAAGAGAACGAGTGAAAATTCATCGCCCGTTTTCATCTCCATGAGAAAATTGATCAACGCGGTCTTGCTATCCTCCAACTTACTTCCTTGATTCATCGAACCGCTGACATCTAAAACAAAACAAAGCGCCTTTATATCTTTGGATTCTTCCGCGTTTGGAAAACGGGTTTTGACGGCGATTTGAATTAGATTTTTATTTTCTTTCGAAATTGTTTTTTTTGCAAAGGAATGAACCTGAAGAGTGAGATCCTGTTTTTCAGGCACCATAATTTCATCCTGTGGAAACGCGTTGATGTACTCGTTTACCTTCAGATGTCGATGAAAGTTCAGATCGCCGTATTCGATCTGTTTCTGCGAATAATAGTACGAGGAAGTATTGGAACTGCAATTTTGAAAAAGTCCCAAGAATCCGAAAAAGAAAAGAATAGAAAGAATTCCGATCCGAATCCGAGAAAAACGAAACTGTATTTTTAAATCCATCTCTCGACCTTGCCATCTAGTTTTTTAAAATCAAAAGATGCCTTTTTTAACTTTTCGCAAACCCTTTTTAGAATCAGATCGACTTATTTTAAAATCCGAAGAACAACCGCTCTTCAAGCCAAACTTTTTCCATTGTGATAAAACAAAAAAGCCCGAACAACCTCGGGCTTTTTGAAACTACAAAATGGAGAATTCCGATTCCAGTTAAACTTCCGGATTTTCCAAAACAAGAGCGATCCCTTGACCACCACCGATACAAAGAGAAGCGACTCCATATTTCGCCTTTCTTCTTCTGAGTTCGTATGCAAGAGTGATTGTAACTCTTGCACCCGAAGCTCCCAGCGGATGTCCGATCGCAACCGCGCCGCCGTTTACGTTTGTAATAGAAGGATCGAGCCCGAGTTCTTTTTGAACCGCAAGATACTGAGCGGCAAAGGCTTCGTTCACTTCCACAAGACTCATGTCCGAAAGTTTCAGACCCGCTTTTTTCAGAGCTGCAGGAATCGCAAGTGCAGGCCCGATTCCCATCTTTGCAGGATCACAACCCACGTGGCCGTATCCTCGAATGATCGCGAGAGGTTTTTTACCGATCTTTTTTGCATACGAAGCGGAAGCGACGATCGCAGCAGCTCCTCCGTCGTTCAGACCCGAAGCATTTCCAGCCGTCACGGTTCCACCGTCACGGAAAACGGCTTTTAATGTACCGAGTTTTTCGGCGCCCGCAGCTCCTTTAATAAATTCATCTTTTTCTAATGTAATCGGTTTTTTGCCGCCGATCGTTACAGAAAAAATTTCCTCTTTTAGTCTTCCTTCCGCGGTTGCCTTTTCGGCACGAGTCTGAGAAGTAGCGGCCCATTCGTCCTGCTCTTGTCTGGAAATTTTGTATTGATCCGCGAGATTTTCAGCGGTCTGGCCCATGATCAAACCCACATACTGATCGGTAAGTCCTTGTTCGAGAGTATCTTCAAATTCCGCTGAGCCGTAACGAACTCCCCAACGAGCGTTTCGCACAACGTAAGGAGCGTTGCTCATCGATTCCACACCGCCAGCGAGAACGGCGTCCGCGTCTCCTAGATAGATTTTTTTCGCAGCTTGAATGATCGCTTCCATACCGGAACCACAAAGACGATTGAGAGTCAGTGCGGGTATCCCTAAAGGAAGTCCCGTTTTCAAACCGATATGACGTGCGAGATAAATCGCCTCTTTGCCGGTCGGAATCACGTTTCCAAAGATGGATTCTCCGATTGCCTCCGGTGAAACCCCCGTTTTTTCCAAGATTGCCTTAGAAACCAAAACTCCTAAGTCCACCGCACTGAGGTCTTTGAGAGTTCCTCCAAAATTACCGAAAGGGGTTCTGATCCCATCCAGGATGACTGCTTCTTCCATGATTACTCCTAATTACTCTAATATTCTAATAATTGAATGCTTTTTCGATTTTCCAAAATACGTCAGTCGACCTTATCCGCTATGGGAAAAATCAATTCGAACGGATTGGAATGAACTCCCGTTTTAAAAACTCCGCCCTTAAGAACATCCGGAAACACGGCCTCATCGCTCCAGATTTCTCGGATGGAAGCGATTCTACCCTTTCCTTTTCCGACAAATTGAGTCCGAAGATATCCTCTGGAAACTTTTTGCAAAAGAGAATAAGGAAGAATTTTTGTCGAAACCGGAAATGAAAATCCCTTTGTAGCGATCGTCGCTCTGAAAAATTCTTTTCCGTTTCGCAAAACGGAAATCTTTGTGAGATTACCGTCTTGGATCCAAATAAAGTCCGCTCTTTCTTTCGGAATCGCCCAATTGAGAATTCCCTCTTCCACCGATTTTTGACTGGAGACAAAAATTCTCGTGATTCTTTTATAAGTTCGATCTTTATATTTAAAGTTTCCGGGAATATAAAGAAGTTCGAAATAAGGGCCTACGTCGCTCGTAGAATAATTGACGAGCATAAGAGAGCCTAGACCGCCCGAGTATTGTTTCGAATCTTCGTCGGAAAAAAATCCCATTTCGCGGTTGTAATCCTTTTTTGCCCAGAGAGGAAATAAAAATCCTTCCCCATTCAGTTTCCAAGGTGCCGGAAAGTGTTTTCCTCTCGATTTGGAGGCAGATGTCACTTTCGATTTTTTGCCGGAGTTCCGACCTGCATTGCGATCCATAGAGAGCGATGCATTGAGTTTTCCATTGCGATCCATAGAGAGCGATGCATTGAGTTTTCCATTGCGATCCATAGAGAGCGATGCATTGAGTTTTCCAGTGCGATCGAGCGTGTGATTTTTTTCGAATTTCGGAGCAGAAACAACGTTTTTCTGAGATTTGGAGGTGGGAGATCCTACAGATTTCTTTTTTACTGTCTTTTTTGTCTTTTTTGCTACCACCGCGATGCCACCCGAGAAATGAGGAAAAACCTCGAATGGAGGCGATTTTACTCATTTTATCCTTTTTATCCAAATCCTCAAAAAAACCCATTTTTGGAAAGTAGGAATTCTTTTCGTTTTTCTCTTTACATAATTAACAGCGTTCGGTTAATTTGGCGTTAACGAACAACGTTCGTTGAAAAGAAAGCCAGGGAGGCTCGGTATGGTCCCTATTCTAATTTTATTTTTTGCACATTGGTTTGGTTCGATTTTTGTCCAAACCTTCTTTTTACACAGATATGCAGCTCATGCAATGTTCACAATGAATCCTTTCTGGGAAAAAACGTTTCATCTGCTCACGATGATTCTTCAAGGTCCGTCCTATTTGAACCCGTACGGATATGCGGTCCTACATAGGATGCACCATTCTTATAGCGATACCGAAGAAGATCCGCATTCTCCTCATTTTTCCAAAAACGTGTTTGGTATGATGATCAAAACCAAACATATCTACGACGATTTCGCTTACGATCGAGTCGCCCCGAGGTCCGAGTTTACCCGGGACTTGATCCCACGTTGGAATGCGATCGATCTACTCGGCCAAAATTGGTGGTTTCGGATCGGTTTCGGTTCGCTTTACGCATTTTACTATATGGCCTTTGTTCCGGATGGACAGTGGAGCTGGTATTTGCTCCTGCCGATTCACTGGCTGATGGGGCCGATTCACGGGGCGATCGTAAACTGGGGAGGACATAAATACGGATATAAAAATCATTCTAAAACTCAGGACGAGTCTAAGAATATGTTACCGATTGATATCCTGACGATGGGAGAATTGTATCAGAACAATCATCACGGGCATCCAACCTCTCCAAACTTCGCATATAAATGGTGGGAAGTGGATTTTTGCTTTCAGATCATGAAGGGGTTGCATAAAGTTGGGATCATAAATATAAAACGAGACGTTTGGACTGCGAAAGGAAAAGTTCCGGTTTCCAAAGCAGCTTGATAGAGATTAGAATCAAAGATGACAACCGCAGTTCGACATAAAAGAAGATCCAGAAACAGCTTAAATCGAGAAAATATCGTTCAAGTTGCGATGGAAATTCTATTGGAAGAAGGAATCGACGGCCTTTCGATGAGAAAGATCGCCGAAAAGTTGGACTGCAGCGTTGCCAGTCCCTATTCTCATTTTAAAAGTCAGGAAGAAATCATCCAAGTTCTCATCGCGAAAGGCGAAACGGAACTCACCCAACTTCTCAGAAACGCACAAAGAAACGGAAACAATTCCTTTGAAAAGCTCGCGGGGATCGCAAGGGCTTATTGGGATTTTTCACTAAACAACAAGGAACTTCACAAAGTGATGTTCAACACCGTTCACGGTCATATGCACAGAAAAGCGTTTCCGAGTTTGCCTACCAGTTATCGCGTATTTTTAGAAACCATCCGTAATGGATGTGTGACCCACGAATTCAAACTTTCCAAAAAAGAATACCCCGCTCTCGCGAGAATGATGTGGGCTTGGATGTATGGTTTGATG comes from the Leptospira sp. WS92.C1 genome and includes:
- a CDS encoding acyl-CoA dehydrogenase family protein, whose amino-acid sequence is MEFALSSEQKELRDLARKFAKDEMRPRAEHHDHTGEYPIEVLKKAWEIGLMNIHIEPRFNGSGMAELDDVIIGEELFWGCSAMATAILANNLALAPVLLGASDRIKKEFVQPMTEEFILAAYAVTEPGAGSDVAAIRTSAKKVGDEYIINGSKMWITNAGYADWFFVLTKTDPAAGHKGITGFIVDAKSPGIIMGKKEINMGQKCSDTRGITFEDVKVPAWQMIGREGEGFKIAMGAFDHTRPGVAIGAVGVARAAMEHSVNYANTRHTFGRPIMDNQGISFMIAEMARDIEAGRLLCYQAAWMIDNGFRNTYQASIAKMFCADMCMRVCTDAVQVLGGYGFNTEYPVEKLMRDAKIFQIYEGTSQIQRMIVSRFLADGKGIEGPNF
- a CDS encoding PaaI family thioesterase; its protein translation is MDVSELLYHNVPGAIFTLKENCSLIEQAQNLIDQCHPGATNMKVLNVTSEISEADIPYAQINRALHGFMHGGCLFSVGDTLTSIMAFFHVENEKERTFTMDASIRYLRPIRKDTVRAKARLVQKNGKLLEYVCDFFNEENKRSAQAKYRYAIAEPR
- a CDS encoding helix-turn-helix domain-containing protein, producing MQNVICALQGAVLFVGKLPDLAFHSTVTPAAIAGLDTDIKKRIKGSSQWMTARCFVFDGTLNHETVLNGTVGILFADPGSEIGELLTKEAGPERLAKNPSWTGDLISTCWEILKTKPESYPAIFGKTFPFNRLSPTKNILDDNRLIYVLRQLIDNPEETVNVEKLSDAIGMSSSWLQHEFKNAVGLPLRAFRKWFRIKTAVIFLQQGATMADSAIAAGFYDQAHFTNVFREIFGISPSLVFSKGEPIHWYVQNEQIEKMLISLEK
- a CDS encoding VWA domain-containing protein codes for the protein MDLKIQFRFSRIRIGILSILFFFGFLGLFQNCSSNTSSYYYSQKQIEYGDLNFHRHLKVNEYINAFPQDEIMVPEKQDLTLQVHSFAKKTISKENKNLIQIAVKTRFPNAEESKDIKALCFVLDVSGSMNQGSKLEDSKTALINFLMEMKTGDEFSLVLFSDNATTLIPPQKIDSDSRPKIISKVKEIRVVAGTNIEAGLILGYSEMTKFAPLSTKRLILLTDGISNVGVLTPKEIAAKAKVQYLEGSRISTIGLGYDVNQSLLRTLAENGRGHYYFADSAKTLTKIIRDDFETLVIPIAKKITLNIVPNPGYKILKIYGAPENTPISFEKIVLNLGELNANDWRIIVLEVSGNQGSYNPISAQLTYSHIKTNRSQTISAILSKEIQSSNLKVNQNVARNSVIFSNAISLIEIGKLAEANRYQDALDLVNLQINNNRVLAEIDKIHSIDQEIETLGKVQNILQSRIGFGNLSDPKSESSKKDKKSLWDFVRLGVSLTGKVIPGPWTIIAELFLVLVESEN
- a CDS encoding acetyl-CoA C-acetyltransferase, with product MEEAVILDGIRTPFGNFGGTLKDLSAVDLGVLVSKAILEKTGVSPEAIGESIFGNVIPTGKEAIYLARHIGLKTGLPLGIPALTLNRLCGSGMEAIIQAAKKIYLGDADAVLAGGVESMSNAPYVVRNARWGVRYGSAEFEDTLEQGLTDQYVGLIMGQTAENLADQYKISRQEQDEWAATSQTRAEKATAEGRLKEEIFSVTIGGKKPITLEKDEFIKGAAGAEKLGTLKAVFRDGGTVTAGNASGLNDGGAAAIVASASYAKKIGKKPLAIIRGYGHVGCDPAKMGIGPALAIPAALKKAGLKLSDMSLVEVNEAFAAQYLAVQKELGLDPSITNVNGGAVAIGHPLGASGARVTITLAYELRRRKAKYGVASLCIGGGQGIALVLENPEV
- a CDS encoding acetoacetate decarboxylase, producing MVAKKTKKTVKKKSVGSPTSKSQKNVVSAPKFEKNHTLDRTGKLNASLSMDRNGKLNASLSMDRNGKLNASLSMDRNAGRNSGKKSKVTSASKSRGKHFPAPWKLNGEGFLFPLWAKKDYNREMGFFSDEDSKQYSGGLGSLMLVNYSTSDVGPYFELLYIPGNFKYKDRTYKRITRIFVSSQKSVEEGILNWAIPKERADFIWIQDGNLTKISVLRNGKEFFRATIATKGFSFPVSTKILPYSLLQKVSRGYLRTQFVGKGKGRIASIREIWSDEAVFPDVLKGGVFKTGVHSNPFELIFPIADKVD
- a CDS encoding acyl-CoA desaturase; protein product: MVPILILFFAHWFGSIFVQTFFLHRYAAHAMFTMNPFWEKTFHLLTMILQGPSYLNPYGYAVLHRMHHSYSDTEEDPHSPHFSKNVFGMMIKTKHIYDDFAYDRVAPRSEFTRDLIPRWNAIDLLGQNWWFRIGFGSLYAFYYMAFVPDGQWSWYLLLPIHWLMGPIHGAIVNWGGHKYGYKNHSKTQDESKNMLPIDILTMGELYQNNHHGHPTSPNFAYKWWEVDFCFQIMKGLHKVGIINIKRDVWTAKGKVPVSKAA
- a CDS encoding TetR/AcrR family transcriptional regulator; translation: MTTAVRHKRRSRNSLNRENIVQVAMEILLEEGIDGLSMRKIAEKLDCSVASPYSHFKSQEEIIQVLIAKGETELTQLLRNAQRNGNNSFEKLAGIARAYWDFSLNNKELHKVMFNTVHGHMHRKAFPSLPTSYRVFLETIRNGCVTHEFKLSKKEYPALARMMWAWMYGLMVLDLTNMLKRRRGGKDDPLDEGFLYFRKILLGE